From a region of the Myxococcaceae bacterium JPH2 genome:
- a CDS encoding HD domain-containing protein, whose protein sequence is MRIRDPIHGTITVSDSEKAVIDSRFYQRLRYVRQLGFGDLAFPGATHTRHAHCLGAMSVASKVFTSVSARSSLPEDVKERFCTAVRLAVLCHDLGHMPLSHASERIAPRRALLRLPSWLDPVAEGEQATHEDFTAKLILDSSLTPIIEREFGPVGITPMAVVALITGARPPQDPGFTHQGVDWTPLLRAIVSGELDADRMDYLLRDSFYTGVNYGRYDLDWIVSNLNPAVKDGRAVLALSRAAAFAFEDFLLSRYHMFVSVYLHHTSVNFDYMLRRYYEESPGEFEIPADPDGFLLCDDAALWYTLRRSRNPWAERISTRQGFKLLAQFTERDTGYDLDVLRSALVSSGFEHYTVQSQGTLSKYVGSAGGNPGLFILDMSTGRLTEVARYTPLYQRYSGAVRLTRLYVRPDQAGAAREMMGRLLGQTPQP, encoded by the coding sequence ATGCGGATCCGCGACCCCATCCACGGCACCATCACCGTGAGCGACTCGGAGAAGGCCGTCATCGACAGCCGCTTCTACCAGCGGCTGCGCTACGTGCGGCAGCTCGGCTTCGGCGACCTGGCGTTCCCGGGGGCCACCCATACGCGCCACGCGCACTGCCTGGGCGCCATGTCGGTGGCCTCCAAAGTGTTCACGTCCGTGTCGGCGCGCTCCTCGCTCCCCGAGGACGTGAAGGAGCGCTTCTGCACGGCCGTGCGGCTGGCGGTGCTCTGCCATGACCTGGGCCACATGCCGCTGTCGCACGCGTCCGAGCGCATCGCGCCCCGGCGTGCCCTCTTGCGCCTGCCGTCCTGGCTGGACCCCGTGGCGGAGGGCGAGCAGGCCACGCACGAGGACTTCACGGCCAAGCTCATCCTCGACAGCTCGCTGACGCCCATCATCGAACGGGAGTTCGGTCCCGTGGGCATCACCCCCATGGCCGTGGTGGCGCTCATCACCGGCGCTCGTCCGCCGCAGGACCCGGGCTTCACGCACCAGGGGGTGGACTGGACCCCGCTGTTGCGCGCCATCGTGTCCGGTGAGCTGGACGCGGACCGGATGGACTACCTGCTTCGCGACTCGTTCTACACGGGCGTGAACTATGGCCGGTACGACCTGGATTGGATTGTCTCCAACCTGAACCCGGCGGTGAAGGACGGGCGCGCGGTGCTGGCGCTGTCGCGCGCGGCGGCGTTCGCGTTCGAGGACTTCCTGCTCAGCCGCTACCACATGTTCGTGTCGGTGTACCTGCACCACACGTCGGTGAACTTCGACTACATGCTGCGGCGCTACTACGAGGAGTCGCCGGGCGAGTTCGAGATTCCCGCCGACCCGGACGGCTTCCTGCTCTGCGACGACGCGGCGCTCTGGTACACGCTGCGCCGCTCGCGCAACCCGTGGGCCGAGCGCATCAGCACGCGCCAGGGCTTCAAGCTGCTGGCGCAGTTCACCGAGCGGGACACGGGCTATGACCTGGACGTGCTGAGAAGCGCGCTGGTCAGCTCGGGCTTCGAGCACTACACCGTCCAGTCCCAGGGGACGCTCAGCAAGTACGTGGGCTCGGCGGGAGGCAACCCGGGCCTGTTCATCCTGGATATGTCCACGGGACGACTGACGGAGGTGGCGCGCTACACGCCGCTCTACCAGCGCTACAGTGGCGCCGTGCGCCTCACCCGGCTGTATGTCCGGCCGGACCAGGCCGGAGCGGCGCGCGAGATGATGGGCCGGCTCCTCGGCCAGACCCCGCAACCCTGA
- a CDS encoding ATP-grasp domain-containing protein — MHIALLHNRDHELLEDDPGREAREDVVRVAESLSEALTHADVTAEPLAIEGDRLDFVDTLRRLQPDLVVNLCESLAADSRGEMAVPCLLDALGLPYTGSSALSLGLALHKPKAKELLRAHGVSTPASCVVRRLEDVLAVDLPWPLIVKPSREDASVGMDFDSVVHDRAALARACEAVLRTFHQPALVEQFIPGREVYVPLLGNHPRQALPLTEIHFGDTFQDRPNIVSYRAKWEADSPEFRDSPTGPCQLDAVQEARCVQVALEAFAALECQDYGRVDLRVSPEGIPYVIDINPNCDLHPSAGFAKAAASAGMDYPALASRLVEIALERAHGHPTHRRKGPGAARRADPANRNLLAAGGGVRHRAG, encoded by the coding sequence ATGCACATCGCCCTGTTGCACAATCGCGACCACGAACTCCTGGAGGATGACCCAGGACGGGAAGCCCGAGAGGACGTGGTCCGGGTCGCCGAGTCGCTGTCCGAGGCTTTGACTCACGCGGACGTCACAGCCGAGCCGCTCGCCATCGAAGGCGACCGCCTGGACTTCGTGGACACCCTGCGCCGCCTCCAGCCAGACCTGGTCGTCAACCTCTGCGAGTCATTGGCCGCGGACAGCCGGGGAGAGATGGCCGTCCCCTGCCTGCTGGACGCGCTCGGCCTGCCCTACACCGGCTCGTCCGCCCTGTCGCTGGGGCTGGCGCTGCACAAGCCCAAGGCGAAGGAGCTCTTGCGCGCGCACGGCGTGTCCACGCCCGCGTCCTGCGTCGTGCGTCGCCTGGAGGACGTGCTGGCGGTGGACCTGCCCTGGCCGCTCATCGTCAAGCCGTCCCGCGAGGACGCCAGCGTGGGCATGGACTTCGACTCGGTGGTGCATGACCGGGCGGCGCTCGCGCGCGCGTGCGAGGCCGTGCTGCGTACCTTCCACCAGCCCGCGCTCGTCGAGCAGTTCATTCCCGGGCGCGAGGTGTACGTGCCCCTGTTGGGCAATCATCCTCGCCAGGCCCTGCCCCTCACCGAGATCCACTTCGGTGACACGTTCCAGGACCGGCCCAACATCGTCTCCTACCGCGCCAAGTGGGAGGCGGACTCGCCCGAGTTCCGAGACTCCCCCACCGGCCCCTGCCAGCTCGACGCAGTGCAGGAAGCCCGGTGCGTGCAGGTCGCGCTGGAAGCATTTGCAGCGCTCGAGTGTCAGGACTATGGACGCGTGGACCTTCGGGTGTCGCCCGAGGGCATCCCCTACGTCATCGACATCAACCCCAACTGCGACCTCCATCCGAGCGCGGGCTTCGCCAAGGCGGCGGCGTCCGCCGGCATGGACTATCCCGCCCTGGCCTCGCGCCTCGTGGAGATCGCTCTCGAAAGGGCCCATGGACATCCGACCCATCGCAGGAAAGGACCGGGAGCCGCTCGCCGCGCTGATCCGGCGAATCGAAACCTTCTCGCCGCTGGAGGTGGAGTGCGCCATCGAGCTGGTTGA
- a CDS encoding GNAT family N-acetyltransferase has product MDIRPIAGKDREPLAALIRRIETFSPLEVECAIELVDLALTPSNRDYSILVAERDGQIIGYICYGPTPMTEGTFDLYWIASAPEVRGQGVGAALVSGMEGDLRRHRARIIRVETSATEAYGPTRGFYAAMKYGEEARFRDFYKVGDDLIILSKRL; this is encoded by the coding sequence ATGGACATCCGACCCATCGCAGGAAAGGACCGGGAGCCGCTCGCCGCGCTGATCCGGCGAATCGAAACCTTCTCGCCGCTGGAGGTGGAGTGCGCCATCGAGCTGGTTGACCTGGCGCTCACGCCCAGCAACCGCGACTACTCCATCCTCGTCGCCGAGCGCGACGGACAGATCATCGGCTATATCTGCTACGGCCCCACGCCGATGACCGAGGGCACCTTCGACCTGTACTGGATTGCCTCCGCTCCGGAGGTCCGTGGACAGGGCGTGGGCGCCGCGCTGGTGTCTGGCATGGAGGGCGACCTGCGCCGCCACCGCGCGCGCATCATCCGCGTGGAGACGAGCGCCACGGAGGCCTACGGCCCCACCCGTGGCTTCTACGCCGCCATGAAGTACGGCGAGGAGGCGCGCTTCCGCGACTTCTACAAGGTGGGCGACGACCTCATCATCCTGTCCAAGCGCCTGTAG
- a CDS encoding transglutaminase domain-containing protein — translation MPLVNRSTPLTLLCLGTLALGAPLVARAAPTQPAAKAAAPAPKAEAVSDVLKVPRPKGGEFFGLYLMDKKVGWLFTDISAQPGGKVKSVNELVFKAQVGTRVSERVHREERVYEAKPGGRLVSFTTTQRGDGGDQVLQGTVTADGMRVVRKRPGLPDELLKALPAPKETVEDADQARVALLRGAKVEGLALDGTDLESYRTVTTVEPATEQVLGGVKVKLSKVSTLSDKEKVPVVEFISPEGKLVRVDFGQTMQARAEPEAVAKRLDLVEVFGLTRIVLPRELPPEASIVPGKATLVMKGLPEKFQVDTYRQKYKRLPDGQVEVTLLATQPANQTRKPRPLADPEGGANLKSTLAVESEAPAIRAQAQELVGTEKDAYTAARLINTWVYKTLRKDYGASADRATDVLRQKKGDCTEHSLLAVALMRAAGIPARRVDGVIYMVNADGVPALYWHEWVEAYVGEWTQLDPTFNQSVAEATHFAVGQEGNAEITPLIGALQVTAVK, via the coding sequence ATGCCCCTCGTGAACCGCTCGACTCCGCTCACCCTCCTGTGCCTGGGCACCCTCGCCCTCGGGGCTCCGCTCGTCGCTCGGGCGGCCCCGACGCAGCCTGCCGCCAAGGCCGCGGCGCCCGCGCCCAAGGCTGAAGCCGTCTCGGACGTGCTGAAGGTCCCGCGCCCCAAGGGGGGCGAGTTCTTTGGCCTGTACCTGATGGACAAGAAGGTGGGCTGGCTCTTCACGGACATCTCGGCCCAGCCGGGCGGCAAGGTAAAGAGCGTCAACGAGCTGGTCTTCAAGGCGCAGGTGGGCACCCGCGTCTCCGAGCGCGTGCACCGCGAGGAGCGCGTGTATGAGGCGAAGCCGGGCGGGCGCCTCGTGTCCTTCACCACCACGCAGCGCGGAGACGGTGGCGACCAGGTGCTGCAGGGCACCGTGACGGCGGACGGGATGCGCGTGGTGCGCAAGCGCCCCGGCCTGCCGGACGAATTGCTCAAGGCCCTGCCCGCGCCCAAGGAGACGGTGGAGGACGCGGACCAGGCGCGCGTGGCGCTGCTGCGCGGCGCCAAGGTGGAGGGGCTCGCGCTCGACGGCACCGACCTGGAGAGCTACCGCACCGTCACCACGGTGGAGCCGGCCACGGAGCAGGTGCTGGGCGGTGTGAAGGTGAAGCTCTCCAAGGTCAGCACGCTCTCCGACAAGGAGAAGGTCCCGGTGGTGGAGTTCATCAGCCCCGAGGGGAAGCTGGTGCGCGTGGACTTTGGCCAGACCATGCAGGCGCGCGCCGAGCCCGAGGCCGTCGCCAAGCGGCTGGACCTGGTGGAGGTGTTCGGCCTCACGCGCATCGTGCTGCCGCGCGAGCTGCCGCCCGAGGCGTCCATCGTCCCCGGCAAGGCGACCCTGGTGATGAAGGGCCTGCCAGAGAAGTTCCAGGTGGACACCTACCGCCAGAAGTACAAGCGGCTGCCGGATGGTCAGGTGGAGGTGACGCTGCTCGCCACGCAGCCGGCGAACCAGACGCGCAAGCCGCGTCCCCTCGCGGACCCTGAAGGCGGCGCCAACCTCAAGTCCACGCTCGCGGTGGAGAGCGAGGCGCCGGCCATCCGCGCGCAGGCGCAGGAGCTGGTGGGCACGGAGAAGGACGCGTACACGGCCGCGCGCCTCATCAACACGTGGGTCTACAAGACGCTGCGCAAGGACTACGGCGCCAGCGCGGACCGCGCCACGGACGTGCTGCGCCAGAAGAAGGGCGACTGCACCGAGCACTCGCTGTTGGCCGTGGCCCTGATGCGCGCCGCCGGCATCCCCGCCCGCCGCGTGGATGGCGTCATCTACATGGTGAACGCGGACGGCGTGCCCGCGCTGTACTGGCACGAATGGGTGGAGGCCTACGTGGGCGAGTGGACCCAGCTGGACCCCACCTTCAATCAGTCGGTGGCCGAGGCCACACACTTCGCCGTGGGCCAGGAAGGAAACGCCGAAATCACGCCATTGATTGGCGCGCTGCAGGTCACCGCGGTGAAATGA